The following nucleotide sequence is from Myripristis murdjan chromosome 22, fMyrMur1.1, whole genome shotgun sequence.
AATGAGCCTAGTCCAGACCTAAATCCTGCAGCACATGACACACTGGCACTTTGTAAACATTACCAATTGGCCCAAGCTGCTGTCATTTTGAACTGAGATTATCCATTCTTTTATTCGGCGCCGTTCGCTCTTACCCTTTGCCTCAGCAGCGATCTCATTGCAGTCGTCGCCATGATGGAAATGTTATTTTAGGTGCTTGATTTGTCCAAAAATCACACCCCGACCCTGCATGTAAGGTCGCCTGTCAACATATAGCGTTCAATGGTCTGATCCCACCAGGATGGATTTAGACGTGGGCGGGCTCTGGAGAACGAGGCGGCTTGCTATTCGCTCCTCGTGTGCACTCCTATAAATACAGCTGTCTGATTGGTTACATGCCGGCGCGCGCTGTCCACTGCCTAGTCGCCACTTCAGGAAATCCCGCCTGAGTTATGAAAATCGACTAACCATTGGACAAAACAGCTATTCATTCAGTGTCTCATTAACTAGCTGGTTATGCAACAGCGCTGGACTCGGCGAGGTATTTGATCACAGACACGGGGTGAACTGGCTGAGCGCTACATTGTTGCAAAAAGCAGAGCTGGCTACACATTGAACCGGAAATGGGGCACTGCTGTGAAATGTGCGCGGCATAATCCGACGACCTCTTGCAGGCACAACCTCAGTCTGTGAAGTGTTTCCTCAAAGTGATAGTGTCACATCCACTACAATGCACATATCGTTGGCTTGCCTCGCCAAGGTATAGTAATGTCACCAGTGTTTGTAACAGTGCGTGCACTCCttcagagccaggctaatgtgAAACAGATGATGCCCTAATGTTGCTTAGTCATGGACCAAAGACTAGGTAGGTGGGATTTTTGGGAGCTGATCCTATTGGCTGTCAGATGATGAGACATTTGCAGCAGCTCTTTGGGAAAACTATGTGCAATAGTTCTTCCACTGCAGTTGAACCAATAACTGTCTGAAAACTATGGCCACACAAACTAAGGTGAACCAGTAGAAACCAGAAACTTGACTTTGATATGACAAAACATGATGGAGTTTTCAAAATACactgatttctttttgtttctttttggaTTTCCATTCAGCCTGTTCTTCACGGATACTTCAGAAGCTCCTGCTCCTGGAGGGTTCGAATTGGTAAGTCATAGCTAAGGAACTGTCTAATTATTTGTTCAAGTTAATGTGATGTTGCTCTCCACATACAGTGGTAATAATTAACATTTTGTGTACCAGCATTTGCTCTGAAAGGTATTGAATATGACCAGGTTCCCGTCAACCTTATCAAAGATGGAGGTCAACAGGTACAGTAGATATAACTGCAATGATTGTAGTGTTTTAGTAAAATACTGTAGCCTTCCTTggttaaagaaaacaaaatgcaccATCATGAAATGTTATGTTATTAACTGCAGTAGTTCAATTAAAGTTCTCTTGCACTCTAGCTTACAGACAAATTCAAGACATTAAACCCTATGCAACAAGTGCCTGCAGTCGAAATTGATGGCATCACCATCTCTCAGTCAGTGAGTTGCCATATTCCTTGCTTGTTTTGTCCAAGAAAACCGTTTTAGTGTGCTTCAGTGTAAGAGTGTACTGAGGATGTGTTGTTTGCTCACACAGCTGGCAGTGATCCAGTACATTGAAGAGACAAGGCCAGGACCTCGGCTTCTTCCTACAGACCCAAAGAAACGAGCCCAGGTTCGGATGATATGTGACCTCATCGCCTCTGGGATACAGCCTCTGCAGGTGAGCGCAGTGAACACTTCAATCGATTTGTGCTTTGATTCACAAAATCTAGGCACAGAAACAGTGGTAGTTTATTTCCAAAAGGTCACAACATGGTCAAATAATACAGTTACCTAAAATTACAACATTGCTATCTTACTCATTCATACTGTATTGTTTCAGAATTTGTATGTGATCCAGAAGATAGGAGCAGAGAAGGTGCAGTGGGCACAGCATTTCATTGAACGTGGTTTTCAAGGTTGGTGGAGGCCTATCTTTACAACTTAACATCCAGAATTATTCTAACAGTTCCTCACCAGTCACCCCGAACAGGATTAATCACATCAACCTTTTGAACATTTTCAGCTCTAGAGCCCATTCTGAAAGAAACAGCAGGGAAATACTGTGTTGGGGATGAGGTAAGAGGACATTTGTGATATTATAGGGCATAGTAACAGAGATTCAAGGCTTTTCATCTAATAATCAAGTGCTTATTGTCTTAGATCTCCATGGCAGACATCTGTCTGGTCCCACAAGTATACAATGCAGAGAGGTATGTAGTAAGTCAATGAAAACATCAATCCTCAAATACTATTACTTTCtattaaaaagaaatacactgaaacacaatgcaaaatacTTTATCAAGAATCCTATGACATTCTGTGCTTGATTAAAGTTATTTACTCATTACATATCTGCATTTCCTCATTATTTAGATAGATAATATATGTTAATTTTTCTCCAAGAAAGAATGACATAGGACTCACTTTAAACAGACACTCATAACCTTAAAAACACACGGCTTCTCTACACAAAGCATGACTCTGAAGTTTAAATCCCCAACAGGTTCAAAGTGGATGTCGGGAAATATCCAACAATCAAAAGGCTGAACCAGACCTTAATCGAGATTGAGGCTTTCAAAGTGAGCCACCCATCGTGTCAGCCCGACACACCTGCTGATCTGCGTGCATAAAATAATGGATTACCAACATCTGAGAGACAGGAATGCCACTCTGTATATTGCTTAATAAAACACTTCAATACTAATCCAGATTGATTGCGGTTGCTTTAAATAACAGGGAATTATTTGAGTTAAAACATTTATTGGAGTTGACTATTCATTTTACCCAATCCAGGACTTCCCCCACATACATGTGTCAAAACAGCTGAATGTCTCTTCACACTGTGATCTGTGTGGAAAAGGTTAAGGACATAAACAGTCTACAAAGCATGGTGAATGAGCAATTTATAGTGCAAGTGCGAAACCCCTCAAACCACTGTTTGCAGGATGTATGTGGAGGAAGTAGGGATGGTatcagaaattatttttaaaaagggggaaaCGTAAACAACCATCAAGTCAAATTAATTTGGCTCTCCATTTACAAGTAATTTAAATCCCAATTACATTGTTACTGGGTTAAATTCCCATTAGGGCCAATTAAAACTAATCTGCAGAAACCAGGACACAAAATGTCACAGTGCATAGTtagaaaataatcatttaagACAAAGAATTACTATTACAGACTAACAAATACTCTTTGAGAGTGCAGcattttttatgtcattatCAGACTGGCTTACAGCACCTTTCGCTGAGGGGCATCAATTTAGGGAAAACGAAGTGTCCCATCCTGTTTTCATTCCAGATAAATCCATCCTAGATTCTTCTTTCAGTCTTGCCCATCACTTGTCACCAGGGATCTCAACTTTGCACTTGATTGTGTCGTTGTAGAAAGTACCAGAGCAGTCTGATCCACCAAACACCAGGAGTGTGCACTGGATATTCCCATGTTTTCCCTGCTTTTGACTCTGAATATTTGCAAGGCTGGAATAATCCAAATTTATTATGCTGTGTCCAGCACGAGGCTTGGAGCAAAGCAGAGGACACACCAATGAACTCCACATGTTAGTGTCTGAGAAGAAACCAAGACAAGAGTCTACAATgtacaaaacattacatttgctacacaaaaacacattcatgcttTTGTGACAAgaccaaacacagacaaaaattaGCAACAAAATTGAACTGCACTGATAAAGCatcatttgatcttttttttcatttaatatacATAGATGTAATGTGGTACAAATATCAGACAGCGTGAAAAATAGTACTTACCAACATTAAAGATATGCACATCCTGCAGGGCTCCAACTGCACTGCAGCCCCCACTTATTAACATCCTGTTTTCTGAGACTGGGAGCGCTGCATGGAACCTGCCAGGATACAGCCAAGGAGCTGGATTTCAACTGTAACATTCATCGTTCTAAAAACTTGTTTCAGCTAAATAAATCAGGGGAACTACCCATTTTTGTTCGGTAGTGTTGAGTGATGCATATGcaatacagaaataaagaatCACTTACCACCACTGATAttcttgtgtgtttaaaaactatGAAAGTAAAGCACATCTGCCCAAGATaccaaaaatacagaaaacagatGGCCATAGCAATGACATGTCTCAAGGTTGAATAGTTATGTACTCACCCCCGAGGCAGCGGTGGCATGTTATCACATTTCACAGCTGTGTACTCCATAAATCCTTCACTCAATAAGGAAAATGACAGTTTCAGTTTAAAGCTGAAGTAGACTGAAATCCAAATTATCACCTAATGCACTCAGTGAATCTCAATATAATCATCTTACCCAGATCTAGCATGTGCAGGTCATTCAGATATGTTGCAGTTTTCCGGCCACCAAATATTAGTAACTTGTCTGAGAGCAGTGTGGCTGAATGCCTGTTCAGTACATTTAAAAAGCATGGAATTAATATTTCTTACACATTTTCAATCCTGTCATATAGCTGTGTAGGAATCATCAATAGTGCACTGACCCAAACCTAGACAGGGGTTTCTCGCCCTCCACAATGGGCTGGTACCAGAGTTCAAACTCTGGGTTGAAGATGTACAGAGCATTACTGCAGGTTTGATCCACAGGAGAGCGGCTCGGCTGAACTCCGCCAAAGATGTAAAGCTCTTTCTTATAAACGACTGCCGAGTGATATGCCAAATTTGGAACATTTCCTTTTGCCTAAAGGGGAAACGTCCacaaaaaataagcatttcttcttcctctAGTCAAGTAATTGAAAATGAAGAGTGGGCTGGGATGCATTTATAACATGCAACAAACCCACAGTGACAAGCCTCCACTTCCAGGCCAGGGTGTCAAGAATGTACAGCTCATTGTAGCGCTGACCCTCCCTCAGGCCACCGTATACAAACACTGCCTTCGAATCGGGGTCGTAGGTTGCAGAGTGGCCGCAGGCACAAGGTGGTATGGGTTCCGAGGTGGAGGAGGTCATGGGGAACCAGAAGTCATTGTCTGGGGAGGAATTCAAAAAGCTATGTGCAATTCAgtatacacacatgtgcagttACCACTGGTGGAGAGCTTCCTGGTTAGTTTTAATTCTAAGTGAACTTCCTTTGGTGCAAAGCATTGTAGTATTGATAAATTGGCACCTCCCTCACACCCTGAGAGCACCTAATGTAAATGATTAATCATGTCATGCGAGGAACTTATCTGCTTTAGAAGCATGGTCTATTGGGCAATATAAGCCCAGCAGGGTCAAGATTAAACAACCAAACCCCAAACTCAGAAGATCTGAGGTCTGGCTactttttaaagataaaaaGCCAAATATCCACTGACCTATTTCAAGCTTCCAGGCAGAGTCCTTGCAGTAATTTTGATCAGATGTTTCCCCTCCAATCAGAATGGCTGTATCAGGGTCACTCAGACATAAAGCATGGCTCCATCGCTTTGATGGACACACTGAAAGCCAAGcaacatttatacattttcctTAAACCCAACTTTATGCATTTGGATCATGTGACCACAGAGGTTGTAATATTTTTAGCGACAATATGGTTCACTCTCTGACCTGCTCTGCATTCGCTGTTTATCTGTGCGATCTTTTCCTCCCGGCTGTTCATCCTTGACAGCTTCACTTTCTTGGGGCTTAAAggtttctccagctcctcagtGAGATTATCCATGTCCTCTGAACTCCATGTGAGGTGGCCTCTCTTACCAATAATTGTCCGCTTGGGTGTCTTCTCCTTTAAATGCCATGAAAAGAAAATCTCATTTAGTCATTTAACCAACATGCCAACAGTAATCTAAGATTCATAAGCATGGTTCGTACCGTAGGCCAAACAGGGTGTTTATTTCCCAAAGTGGAGTCATGGGTTTCAGTCTTATCAGCGTGGAGCTCAGCATAACAAACACTATCTCCAAAGTGGGAGGAATTTGGAGTTATCTGCGAGGTATGGTGTTCAatataaaagcagaaatttTGAATTTAAGATACATTTGCGCTGGCCTCACAACGACATTGCAGATTACTGCAGATCGGTTTTAACCCCAGTTATCTCACCTTCTCACTTCCAGTGCTCTGGTGTAATGTGtgggagagatgggagagaTCGGTGGCGGTGCTATGCTGCTCTGGGAACAGACGTTTCCTTTGCACTAGTGGAGTGCTGCTGATGAAACTGGTTTTATCCTTTGGCTGGCAAATCATTGCATGAAAATTGTTAAACAGAACTGCGATTAAGAAGCATGACACAAGTGGTATTGTAAGGGTAAGCTCATTTAGCTCTAACACTCTTATTTGCAGACCAACTATTGGTATCCATGCCATAAAAGTAGTAATTGTCAACATGCAATTTATGAAGATGAAACATGGAGGACAGAAAACTAAAATGCTTTCATCCAAAAATATAACTAATTTTTCAATACTTGGTTTAAATACTTTTCACTTTAATACACATCTTCCCCATCTTCATCACTGCTtttggcagaaaatcccccaccTGTCCACACACTGTCAGCACAATCTTGCCATAAactcccctccttcctttctctgcCGCCTCTGTGACAATGTCAGGAGCCCAATCACCCTCCCAGATAAGGCACCTGAATTCAAAGTCAAAGTATACCATTAATATTTATGTTGAACCTGGAGATGAGGAGGGCTGCTGACACCCAGACATACCTCGTTTGAGATGACAAAGTCCCAATTTTCTGGGCCTTTACCTCTTCACTGACCAGCACCTCGACTGAGATTGTGCTCTCACTGCATTTCCATTCTCCGAGGCCAAAGATAAGCAGCTGTTTAGGCAGAGGCAGTGGGATGTGAACTTGAAAGCACCTTCGGTTGGATTTGCTGCGGGCGGAGACCCCCGGGCAGGTGTCAACATAGCCGTGTTGCACTTGGACAAGTCTCGTAATGCTCTGTGTTTTAGTTCGCAAAAATACCTACCTGATAAACTGACGGGGGGCGTCGCGTAGGGACCAAAGGACATAAAAAGTCAGCCTCCCCATTTTGTCTACGAGTGATGCACGACCGGACTCAACGCAGTCCCGCTGATTACAAACTCCCTGTTAAAACCCATAGCGCCGATactggcttctgattggctgagacgCATTCGAAAGCGTTAAAATCACCTGTGACCGCGTACAGTTGATATTAATGCGCGCTGAACCGCAGCTCGCACCGGTGTCTGCTTGAGGGAACACCTACTTATTAACAAATGAACTAAAAAGTCTCTTCTTttacaacaaaattattttacaaaagCAAAATGCCATGTTCAGCTATGTTATTGgtatatttttgtcttaattaATGGTTTGCACCACCTCAAGTGGAAGATCTTCCCTTAATTGTCATAATGGATCTCACTGAGAAAAACTAGTGCATTAAACTGCGAGGCCTGGCTGATAACAGTAGGAAGAGTgaaatcaaacattttaaaacgGTGTTTATTTGACCAACAGATGTCTCTATTTACTTTAAGCCATTAAgaactgataaaaacaaatcactgctcaaatttaaaggcagactatgcagtttcaaaggggaaGTCGCCCCATTTTGTTATGCTGTGGTAAAGAATGCTGGATGCCACTCACTTCTCTAAAGAATAGTGATTAAAAATGCCCCAGGAGTGcaggacaactcttttaccctgtcataacccaaaatataagcgCTTTTCCATTGTTTGTGTCagcattgtttctgtttttgtgcacatatgacatcaaaacatcataAGTGTTCCATTAATTCTATAGGTTATTCATCTTGGCATCAACCTGAGGGTTTTTCAAtctttcctcagcctcatccttaacattagtaaaccaagtggtgtgccctcccatttgaaactgcatagtccgCCTTTAAATTTTCTAAAAGCtgaatgcatacaaacacacaaagtatgCAGGCCTAGTCGCTGGACCCCAAAGAATAATGAATGGGAGATGGTCTGTGCTCATTAAATAAGCACCCCATGCACaagtaaaatatcagtaatGCCAGAAGCAATTTTGGTCTCTCCGGCTATCCTTTGGGAAGAGCTGAAAATGAATCCTGGTTTCATCACCACCTCTGTAACAATTACATCAATCCCCTAATGTCACAATTTAATGGAAACACACGGGACCATCCCCCAGCACTTTCTAATTTTGGATTAGTCATGAGACTTGACATGATGGAGTCTCAGGTGAAATAGAAAGGCTTGATTGAGGACTTGCACCAGCCATCTTAGTGATATCCATAATCATGTTGCACCGTTCAGCTGCACAAGTTCTGCACTACGATTCACAGCAATCGTGTCATTAATACAAATGAATGCACATGTAGTAACACAGAGAAAACTAGATAATTTCTCTTTATTGTGGAATACAAATTTCAGGAACAATTTTTTCGACATAACTTAAAAGTAGAGTACAGCAAACATAGGAAGCTTTGAATCAGTTGCTTTATATTGAATACGGCATTAGCAGCAAAATCTGTGATA
It contains:
- the gstz1 gene encoding maleylacetoacetate isomerase isoform X1, yielding MHISLACLAKPVLHGYFRSSCSWRVRIAFALKGIEYDQVPVNLIKDGGQQLTDKFKTLNPMQQVPAVEIDGITISQSLAVIQYIEETRPGPRLLPTDPKKRAQVRMICDLIASGIQPLQNLYVIQKIGAEKVQWAQHFIERGFQALEPILKETAGKYCVGDEISMADICLVPQVYNAERFKVDVGKYPTIKRLNQTLIEIEAFKVSHPSCQPDTPADLRA
- the gstz1 gene encoding maleylacetoacetate isomerase isoform X2 is translated as MATQTKPVLHGYFRSSCSWRVRIAFALKGIEYDQVPVNLIKDGGQQLTDKFKTLNPMQQVPAVEIDGITISQSLAVIQYIEETRPGPRLLPTDPKKRAQVRMICDLIASGIQPLQNLYVIQKIGAEKVQWAQHFIERGFQALEPILKETAGKYCVGDEISMADICLVPQVYNAERFKVDVGKYPTIKRLNQTLIEIEAFKVSHPSCQPDTPADLRA
- the LOC115354710 gene encoding nitrile-specifier protein 5 isoform X2 yields the protein MSFGPYATPPVSLSANPTEGAFKFTSHCLCLNSCLSLASENGNAVRAQSQSRCWSVKRCLIWEGDWAPDIVTEAAEKGRRGVYGKIVLTVCGQPKDKTSFISSTPLVQRKRLFPEQHSTATDLSHLSHTLHQSTGSEKITPNSSHFGDSVCYAELHADKTETHDSTLGNKHPVWPTEKTPKRTIIGKRGHLTWSSEDMDNLTEELEKPLSPKKVKLSRMNSREEKIAQINSECRAVCPSKRWSHALCLSDPDTAILIGGETSDQNYCKDSAWKLEIDNDFWFPMTSSTSEPIPPCACGHSATYDPDSKAVFVYGGLREGQRYNELYILDTLAWKWRLVTAKGNVPNLAYHSAVVYKKELYIFGGVQPSRSPVDQTCSNALYIFNPEFELWYQPIVEGEKPLSRFGHSATLLSDKLLIFGGRKTATYLNDLHMLDLGFMEYTAVKCDNMPPLPRGFHAALPVSENRMLISGGCSAVGALQDVHIFNVDTNMWSSLVCPLLCSKPRAGHSIINLDYSSLANIQSQKQGKHGNIQCTLLVFGGSDCSGTFYNDTIKCKVEIPGDK
- the LOC115354710 gene encoding protein GLUTELIN PRECURSOR ACCUMULATION 3 isoform X1 is translated as MGRLTFYVLWSLRDAPRQFISKSNRRCFQVHIPLPLPKQLLIFGLGEWKCSESTISVEVLVSEEVKAQKIGTLSSQTRCLIWEGDWAPDIVTEAAEKGRRGVYGKIVLTVCGQPKDKTSFISSTPLVQRKRLFPEQHSTATDLSHLSHTLHQSTGSEKITPNSSHFGDSVCYAELHADKTETHDSTLGNKHPVWPTEKTPKRTIIGKRGHLTWSSEDMDNLTEELEKPLSPKKVKLSRMNSREEKIAQINSECRAVCPSKRWSHALCLSDPDTAILIGGETSDQNYCKDSAWKLEIDNDFWFPMTSSTSEPIPPCACGHSATYDPDSKAVFVYGGLREGQRYNELYILDTLAWKWRLVTAKGNVPNLAYHSAVVYKKELYIFGGVQPSRSPVDQTCSNALYIFNPEFELWYQPIVEGEKPLSRFGHSATLLSDKLLIFGGRKTATYLNDLHMLDLGFMEYTAVKCDNMPPLPRGFHAALPVSENRMLISGGCSAVGALQDVHIFNVDTNMWSSLVCPLLCSKPRAGHSIINLDYSSLANIQSQKQGKHGNIQCTLLVFGGSDCSGTFYNDTIKCKVEIPGDK
- the LOC115354710 gene encoding probable serine/threonine-protein kinase DDB_G0272254 isoform X3; amino-acid sequence: MGRLTFYVLWSLRDAPRQFISKSNRRCFQVHIPLPLPKQLLIFGLGEWKCSESTISVEVLVSEEVKAQKIGTLSSQTRCLIWEGDWAPDIVTEAAEKGRRGVYGKIVLTVCGQPKDKTSFISSTPLVQRKRLFPEQHSTATDLSHLSHTLHQSTGSEKITPNSSHFGDSVCYAELHADKTETHDSTLGNKHPVWPTEKTPKRTIIGKRGHLTWSSEDMDNLTEELEKPLSPKKVKLSRMNSREEKIAQINSECRAVCPSKRWSHALCLSDPDTAILIGGETSDQNYCKDSAWKLEIDNDFWFPMTSSTSEPIPPCACGHSATYDPDSKAVFVYGGLREGQRYNELYILDTLAWKWRLVTAKGNVPNLAYHSAVVYKKELYIFGGVQPSRSPVDQTCSNALYIFNPEFELWYQPIVEGEKPLSRFGHSATLLSDKLLIFGGRKTATYLNDLHMLDLGFMEYTAVKCDNMPPLPRGFHAALPVSENRMLISGGCSAVGALQDVHIFNVASCWTQHNKFGLFQPCKYSESKAGKTWEYPVHTPGVWWIRLLWYFLQRHNQVQS